The window TCATCCAGGGCACTGAGCCCGGCATCGTCCAGACAGGCCATCAGCTGTGCGTCATAATCCGCCACCCATTGCCTCGCCTGGTCAAAAATGGGACGAGACGCCGGCATGACGCGCAGATATACCGCGCGCTTATCTTCCGGATCGGGGAAGCGCGCGACCCACCCCCGATTAACCAGTTGGGTGATCGTACGGCCTAGCGCGGTGCGATCGGTCTGCGAATGCGCGATCACCTCACTCATGGCCACGTCGCCCGGAAAACTGTAGAGAATGCGCAACGCGCGCCACTCATGGAGGCTGAGTCCTTGCAAAGCGAGTAACGCAGACAGCCGTTTTTCGCGGTGACGCACCACCTCAGTCATCCTGTAAAGCGCACCATTGGGCAATCCCATTCCCCGTCGGCCGCTATGCCTGTCTTTTTTTTCAGAACCCATACTGTTTCCAATTAGCCTCGACTTTTGCCCTGACCTGTTCAGGATAAGAGTGCCTGTAAGAGGCGGTACCCGCACGTGTTACGCCGCTGAACTGCTCGGGGAACAGGCAGTTGATGATGGCTTTGCCGCCGCTGCCGCGCGCCTTGTCTTCTTCCGTCAGGTACGGCACCATCGGGAACTCACGTACGTCCGGGAAAATAAAATGATCGCGCGCCGGATGTGAGCGCGTGGCCAACGCCCAAACCACCTGATCGATATCGACAATATCAATGTCATTGCCGACCAGGATCAGTTTGGGGATCAGGTAGCCCGCATGCGAGCCGAAGACCACCTCCGCCACCTTGCCGGCAAAATCCGCCGCGGTGGTATTCATTCCGGCCAGTTTTTCGATATCGACGGAGACCACCGCCCAACAGGTCGCCGCCTCATAGGAACACCAGACAAAGTCAACGGGCAAGGCCGCGCTCTGCAGGGTTTCCAGCAATTGAGCTGATATCATGGTGCCCCAGATCGTATGATTTTCTTCCGGCGGCGTGCCGGCGACGCAAATCGGCAAAATGGGGTCATCGCGAAACGTTACCGCACGCACATGGAACACCGGCTGTTCATGGCCTTGCTGGTGTTGATAGCCGTGATACTCCCCCATCGGCCCTTCCAGCGCCGTCTCCGTCAGGCTGATTTCACCTTCCAGCACAATTTCCGCATTGGCCGGCACCCAGAGATCGTTGGTTTCCGCTTGGGTGAGCGTGACGCTTTTACCGAGCAGCGCGCCGACATAGTCAGGCTCACTGACGCCGGCCGGCAACGGCATCCCCGCGACCGCCACCGCGGCAGGCGGCGCCCCGAGCACCATCGCCCACGGCGTAGGTTTCCCTTCTCGGCGCCACATTTCACGGATCATGCCGATGTGCTGGGTGGGGATTGCCGGGCCGGTGAGACGATTGCGATCGAGCATCATGAGTCTGCCGACGCCCCAGCTATGCCACTTTCCGTCCGGGGATTGCACGACATGGAACCCGTAGGTGCCGAAATAGCGCCCGCCATCCCGTTCATGCAACAGCGGCACCGGGAAACGTTCCAGATCAACCTCGTCACCACGCCAAATATTCTCTTTCACCGGGCCGGTCGAGCAATAATCCGGCGCAAACGGCTCCGCCTTCACCGCCCGGCGAATCGCCGCCACAATATCCCGCGGGGAGCTCTCTGGCGGCAGCCCAAAATGGAGGGCGAGGCGAGAATAGGCATGTTCCGCAGAAGCGAGCATGCCGGCCGGCGCGCCGAGGATGCGGGCTCCCGGCATCGCGCCCGCCACATGATGAAATAGCGGAGCCGAAAGCCGTTGCTCATAGACCCGGCGGCAGACAGCCGCTATCTCCAGGTCGGCGGAAACGGCCTGATGCACGTCGACCAAATCGTTTCGGCGACGCAATTCCTCAATGAAGTGACGAAAATCCAGTGCGCAATCGAGCAAACTCATGGCAAGTCCTCCGGTTTCCAGGCGTTCAGTCCCTGCTATTCCCATCGTTTCAGGGAGGAGACTGACATTTATGTGCATGTGCACACATATTATTGTACGAAAAATCGCGTGTAAATACACGCTACCCTGGAGACGTGTGGGCATGTTGTCAGTCTGGCAAACTCTTCAAGGGATAGCGGACTCGGGCCATACACGCCCCTGCCGGCAGACATTATCGCCGTGACGGTTTCACACCTTCAGCATGATCGGCATGCATAGCACTGGGCTTGCCGCAAGCGCCGCGCCGGGTTCAAGCGCAACATGGCTCACAAAATGAAGAACATAATCGCAAAATGCTATTCGTTGATATTGCACGGGTTATAATGCGGAAAAGGATCTCTGCCAACGCAAACCGGTTTCAGATCGAACGGTTTACAAGCATTAGCGAAAGAAAAGGATTTTGATTCGATGGGGAACAACGAGGGGTAAAGTGGCGGAGAGAGGGGGATTTGAACCCCCGGTAGAGTTGCCCCTACTCCAGTTTTCGAGACTGGTCCGTTCAGCCGCTCCGGCATCTCTCCTGACAACGCTTGCTATCATGCCCGCTTTTGCGGCATTTTTACAGCATTAGCATACCGCTGAACGTTCAAGTGACGACTTTACGAGCAACCTGATGATTAAATGGCCGTGGAAAGCGACTCAACCCTCTCAACCCCAGGCAGACATCGAGGCCCAGTGGCAGGACGCGCTGGCGATCCCGCTGCTCTCGCCGCTGAATGAGCAGGAGCGGCAGCGGCTGGTGGCCGTCGCCGGGCAGATCTTGCAGCAAAAGCGCATCGTGCCGCTGCAGGGGCTGCAGCTCACCTCGCAAATGCAGGCGCGCATCGCCCTGCTGTTCGCCTTGCCGGTGCTGGAACTCGGCGCGGAGTGTCTCGACGGCTTCAACGAAATTCTGCTCTACCCCACCCCGTTCGTGGTGGAAGACGAATGGCAGGACGAGATCGGCCTGGTGCACTCGGGGCCGGTGGTGCAGTCCGGCCAAAGCTGGGAACAGGGGCCGATCGTGCTCAACTGGCAAGACGTGCAGGACTCTTTCGATCTCTCTGGTTTCAATCTGGTGATCCACGAAGCGGTGCACAAGCTGGATATGCGCAACGGCGGCGTCGCCACCGGCGTGCCGCCGATCCCGCTGCGCGAGGTGGCCGCCTGGGAACATGATCTGCATGCCGCGATGGAAAGCCTGCAGGACGAGATCGACATGGTCGGCGAAGAGGCCGCCAGCATGGATGCCTACGCCGCCACCGATGCGGCCGAGTGCTTCGCCGTGCTGTCGGAGTATTTCTTCAGCGCTCCCGAACTGCTGGCCGAACGCTTCCCGGCGCTGTATCAGCACTTTTGCCGCTTCTACCGCCAGGATCCGCTGGCGCGCCTGCTGCGCGGCCAGGCGGAAAACGACGCGCAATGGACTGATTGACGGGCTTATTGCTCAGATACCGAGCAGTCGCACCGCCCGGGGCAATTTAGCGTTGACACACCCGGGGCCGCTGGATATCATGCGCCCCGTTCACACGATTCCTCTGTAGTTCAGTCGGTAGAACGGCGGACTGTTAATCCGTATGTCACTGGTTCGAGTCCAGTCAGAGGAGCCATATTTAGAGAAGCCCGCTTAAGGAAACTTAAGCGGGCTTTTTGCTATGGGGCGTTTACAGCCCGCGTTGTTCCATCAGCAGCGCCAGATCGACCAAGCGGTTGGAGAAGCCCCACTCGTTGTCATACCAGGCGAGCACTTTCACCAGGTTGCCGCCGAT of the Serratia marcescens subsp. marcescens ATCC 13880 genome contains:
- a CDS encoding MarR family winged helix-turn-helix transcriptional regulator — protein: MGSEKKDRHSGRRGMGLPNGALYRMTEVVRHREKRLSALLALQGLSLHEWRALRILYSFPGDVAMSEVIAHSQTDRTALGRTITQLVNRGWVARFPDPEDKRAVYLRVMPASRPIFDQARQWVADYDAQLMACLDDAGLSALDDALRRMMLFIETA
- a CDS encoding UbiD family decarboxylase; the protein is MSLLDCALDFRHFIEELRRRNDLVDVHQAVSADLEIAAVCRRVYEQRLSAPLFHHVAGAMPGARILGAPAGMLASAEHAYSRLALHFGLPPESSPRDIVAAIRRAVKAEPFAPDYCSTGPVKENIWRGDEVDLERFPVPLLHERDGGRYFGTYGFHVVQSPDGKWHSWGVGRLMMLDRNRLTGPAIPTQHIGMIREMWRREGKPTPWAMVLGAPPAAVAVAGMPLPAGVSEPDYVGALLGKSVTLTQAETNDLWVPANAEIVLEGEISLTETALEGPMGEYHGYQHQQGHEQPVFHVRAVTFRDDPILPICVAGTPPEENHTIWGTMISAQLLETLQSAALPVDFVWCSYEAATCWAVVSVDIEKLAGMNTTAADFAGKVAEVVFGSHAGYLIPKLILVGNDIDIVDIDQVVWALATRSHPARDHFIFPDVREFPMVPYLTEEDKARGSGGKAIINCLFPEQFSGVTRAGTASYRHSYPEQVRAKVEANWKQYGF
- the mtfA gene encoding DgsA anti-repressor MtfA, yielding MIKWPWKATQPSQPQADIEAQWQDALAIPLLSPLNEQERQRLVAVAGQILQQKRIVPLQGLQLTSQMQARIALLFALPVLELGAECLDGFNEILLYPTPFVVEDEWQDEIGLVHSGPVVQSGQSWEQGPIVLNWQDVQDSFDLSGFNLVIHEAVHKLDMRNGGVATGVPPIPLREVAAWEHDLHAAMESLQDEIDMVGEEAASMDAYAATDAAECFAVLSEYFFSAPELLAERFPALYQHFCRFYRQDPLARLLRGQAENDAQWTD